The sequence below is a genomic window from Streptomyces sp. V1I1.
TGCGCCGCGCGTTCGAGACCGCCGTCGCGGCGCAGAACCCGGTCGCGGGATTCGCCGGCCTGGACTTCTCCCGCATGATCGACGACAGCCCCACTCTGTCGGTGTGTCTGCGCAGCCTGCACGACCGGCGCGAGGAGGCCCTCACCGACGCCCTGGCCCAGGCCACCGGTTCTTCCACCGCCGACATCACTCCGCGTACGGCCGCGGCCCTGCTCGGCGCGGTGCACCGGGTGCTGTTCCGGCGTATCCAGGAGCTCACCCTCGCGGGCCGTACCAACGACGACATCGCCCAGGCCGTCGCGGACGAGGCTGCCCGCGCCTTCGGCATGCTCGAACCGGCCCTCGGGGAGTACGCCGTCGCGTGACCGGTACCGCGGACGGCCCGGTGCGCGTGCGCGCACCGGGCCGTCGGGAAAGTTCCTTCCTCAGCGACCTGCGCCGAGCCCCTGCGCGACCTCCGTCGCCCAGTAGGTGAGGATCATGCTCGCGCCCGCGCGCTTGATACCCAGCAGCGTCTCGGCGATCGCCTTGTCGCGGTCGATCCAGCCCTTCTCCGCCGCGGCCTCGACCATCGCGTACTCACCGCTGATCTGGTACGCGGCGACCGGCACGTCCACGGCCTCGGCGACCTTCGCCAGCACATCGAGATACGGGCCCGCCGGCTTGACCATCACCATGTCGGCTCCCTCTTCCAGGTCCAGCGCCAACTCCCGCAGGGACTCGCGGACATTGGCGGGGTCCTGCTGGTACGTCTTGCGGTCACCGCGGAGCGAGGACCCGACGGCCTCGCGGAAGGGGCCGTAGAAGGCGGAGGTGTACTTGGCCGTATAGGCCAGGATCGACACGTCCTCCTTGCCGATGGTGTCCAGCGCGTCGCGGATGACGCCGACCTGGCCGTCCATCATCCCGCTGGGCCCGACGACATGGACGCCCGCGTCGGCCTGGACCTGGGCCATCTCGGCGTACCGCTCGAGGGTGGCGTCGTTGTCGACGCGCCCCTCGGCGTCGAGGACCCCGCAGTGACCGTGATCGGTGTACTCGTCGAGACACAGATCGGACATGATCACGAGCTCGTCCCCGACCTCGGACTTCACGTCCCGGATCGCGACCTGGAGAATCCCGTCCGGGTCCGTCCCCGCCGTCCCGGCCGCGTCCTTCTTCGCGTCCTCCGGCACCCCGAAGATCATGATCCCGGCTACGCCCGCCTCGCGCGCCTCGACGGCGGCCTTACGGAGGGTGTCGCGGGTGTGCTGCACGACGCCGGGCATCGCGGAGATGGCGACGGGCTCGCTGATCCCTTCCCGTACGAAGGCGGGGAGGATCAGATCGGCGGGGTGGAGCCGGGTCTCGGCGACCATGCGCCGCATCGCGGGGGTCGTGCGCAGCCGCCGCGGCCGCGCGCCGGGAAAGGATCCGTACGCAGTCATAGCGGCAACGCTACGCCCGTCCGGGGGCCACACGTACCGACAGCCCGTCGGCGCGATCCAGCCCTGGGACTCCGCCCCAGACCCCGCGCCTCAATCGCCGGCGAGGCTGGATGTGCGGCCAAGCCGCACATCCAGCCCGTCCGGCGTTTGAGGACATGCGGCCGAAGGTCGCATACGGGGGCTCGGGGGCGGAGCCCCAGTTCGCGCCGCGCAGCCGGCGCAGGGGTCTGGGGCGGAGCCCCAGTTACGGGAAGGGTCGGGGTGGGGAACAGGCCCGCCGCAGGCGACCCGCACCGCACCCCACCGCACCGCCAGGACTACGTCGTCCGTCTGCGCCGTCCGCCAGGACGCCGCTCGCTCGGCCGCGTCACATGCTCCCCCGCCTCCACCGCCGCCGCCCGCCGCTGCGCGCCGAACTCCGCCAGCGCCTCCGCCAGCTTGTGCACCGACGGCTCCGGCGACAGCACATCCACCCGCAGGCCGTGCTCCTCCGCGGTCTTCGCGGTCGCGGGACCGATACACGCGATGACGGTCACGTTGTGCGGCTTGCCTGCGATGCCGACCAGATTCCGCACCGTGCTCGACGACGTGAACAGCACCGCGTCGAACCCACCGCCCTTGATCGCCTCACGCGTGTCCGCCGGCGGCGGCGACGCCCGCACCGTCCGGTACGCGGTGACGTCGTCGACCTCCCACCCGAGCTCGATCAGCCCGGCGACCAGCGTCTCCGTGGCGATGTCGGCGCGCGGCAGGAACACCCGGTCGATCGGGTCGAAGACGGGGTCGTACGGCGGCCAGTCCTCGAGCAGCCCCGCCGCGGACTGCTCCCCGCTAGGCACCAGGTCCGGCTTGACGCCGAAGTCGACCAGCGCGGCGGCCGTCTGCTCCCCCACCGCGGCGACCTTGATCCCCGCGAAGGCACGGGCGTCGAGCCCGTACTCCTCGAACTTCTCCCGCACGGCCTTGACCGCGTTCACCGAGGTGAAGGCGATCCACTCATAGCGGCCCGTCACCAGGCCCTTGACCGCGCGCTCCATCTGCTGCGGCGTGCGCGGCGGTTCGACCGCGATGGTCGGCACCTCGTGCGGCACAGCGCCGTACGAACGCAACTGGTCGGAGAGCGAAGCCGCCTGCTCCTTGGTCCGCGGTACGAGCACCTTCCAGCCGAACAGCGGCTTGGACTCGAACCACGCGAGCTGGTCGCGCTGGGCGGCGGCACTGCGCTCACCGACCACGGCTATGACGGACTGGTGGCCTTCCGGGGACGGCAGCACCTTCGCCTGCTTCAGCGTCTGCGCGATCGTGCCCAGCGTCGCGGTCCACGTCCGCTGGCGCGTCGTCGTACCGGCGACGGTGACGGTCAGCGGGGTGTCCGGCTTTCGGCCCGCGGCCACCAGCTCGCCCGCCGCCGCGGCGACCGTCTCCAGCGTCGTGGAGACGACGACCGTGCCGTCGCTCGCGCCGACCTCGGTCCAGCAACGCTCGCTCGCGGTACGGGCGTCCACGAAGCGGACGTCCGTACCCTGCGGGTCGCGCAGCGGCACACCGGCGTACGCGGGCACGCCCACCGCGGTGGCGACACCCGGCACGACCTCGAAGGTAATCCCCTCCGCGGCGCAGGCGAGCATCTCCTGACCTGCGTCGGTGTCCAGGCCCGGGTCGCCGGTCACCGCCCGTACGACCCGCTTGCCGCCCCGTGCGGCCTCCATGACAAGATTGGCCGCATCCCTGAGTACGGGGATCCCGGCGGCTGTTGATGCCTCGTCAACAACCGTCAGTTCAGGCGTGCTTACACCCGCTCGCGCATGGCTGCGCACGACGTCGAGCACATCCGGCTCGGCGATCAGTACGTCGGCGCGCGCGAGCGCCTCGACGGCGCGCAAAGTCAGCAGTCCGGGGTCGCCGGGTCCGGCGCCGAGGAAAGTGACGTGCCCGTGTGCCGAGAACGTCGAGGATGCATTGGCGGTGGGGCTCAAAGTGCTCGCTCCCCCATAAGACCGGCCGCACCCTTGGCGAGCATCTCGGACGCGAGTTCGCGACCGAGCGCGATGGCGTCGCCGTGCGACGTGGGTACGGGACCGGTGGTGGACAGCTGCACCAGCGTCGAGCCGTCGGTCGTGCCGACGACGCCGCGCAGGCGCATCTCAGTGACAACCTGTCCGTCGGCCAGCAGGTCGGCCAGCGCACCCACAGGTGCGGAGCAGCCGGCCTCCAGGGCGGCGAGCAGGGAACGCTCGGCGGTCACGGCGGCCCGGGTCTCCGGGTCGTCGAGCTCGGCGAGTGCGGCGGCGAGGTCCGCGTTGACCGCGGCGCACTCGATCGCCAGGGCCCCCTGGCCGGGGGCGGGCAGGACGAAGTCGACCGACAGCAAGTCGGTGACCTCGTCGGTCCTGCCGAGGCGGTTGAGCCCGGCCGCGGCAAGCACCACGGCGTCCAGCTCCCCGCTGCGTACATATCCGATCCGGGTGTCGACGTTGCCGCGGATCGGCACGGTCTCTATGGCCATGCCGTGGCTGCGGGCGTAGGCGTTCAGCTGCGCCATCCTGCGCGGCGAGCCGGTACCGATGCGAGCGCCGGACGGCAGCTCGGCGAAGGTCAGGCCGTCGCGGGCCACCAGCGCGTCCCGCGGGTCCTCACGCGGCGGCACGGCCGCGAGCGTCAGGTCGACGGGCTGCCCGGTGGGCAGGTCCTTCAGCGAGTGAACGGCGAAGTCGACTTCATCCCGCAGCAGGGCGTCCCGCAATGCGGTGACGAAGACCCCCGTACCGCCGATCTGTGCGAGAGCCTCACGGGAGGTGTCCCCGTACGTGGTGATCTCGACGAGCTCGACGGCACGGCCGGTCAACTGACGCACCGCCTGAGCCACTTGCCCGGACTGGGCCATGGCCAGCGCGCTGCGCCTGGTCCCGAGCCTCAGTGGCCTTTCGGCCCTCTCGGTCATACTCGCCCTCGGTTCTTGACATCGGCGTCATTCATGTCGGCCCGGCTGACGGAGGCGACCGTCTCCGGGTCGAGGTCGAAGAGTGTCCGCAGCGCGTCCGCGTACCCGGCACCGCCGGGCTCGCTGGCGAGCTGCTTCACCCGCACGGTGGGCGCGTGCAGGAGCTTGTCGACGACGCGGCGCACGGTCTGGGTGATCTCGGCGCGCTCCTTGTCGTCCAGGTCGGGAAGACGGCCTTCGAGCCGAGCGACTTCACCGGCGACGACGTCGGCCGCCATGGTGCGCAGGGCTACAACGGTCGGCGTGATGTGCGCGGCACGCTGGGCGGCGCCGAAGGCGGCGACTTCGTCGGAGACTATGCCGCGCACCTGGTCCACATCGGCGGCCATGGGGGCGTCGGCGGAGGCCTCGGCGAGCGACTCGATGTCGACGAGCCGGACCCCGGCGAGCCGGTGGACGGCGCCGTCGATGTCCCGCGGCATGGCCAGATCGAGCAGCGCGAGCCGCACGCGGGCGGTGCGGGTCACCCGGCCGGCCGCTACGACG
It includes:
- a CDS encoding TetR/AcrR family transcriptional regulator, with the protein product MGTETSTAVGRNAPASAEPATGLRESKKRETRQLISDQATRLFIAQGFEETTIAQIADAARVAKKTVTNYFPRKEDMALDHQEEFVGSLAHTVATRGTGESALTALRRAFETAVAAQNPVAGFAGLDFSRMIDDSPTLSVCLRSLHDRREEALTDALAQATGSSTADITPRTAAALLGAVHRVLFRRIQELTLAGRTNDDIAQAVADEAARAFGMLEPALGEYAVA
- the hemC gene encoding hydroxymethylbilane synthase, encoding MTERAERPLRLGTRRSALAMAQSGQVAQAVRQLTGRAVELVEITTYGDTSREALAQIGGTGVFVTALRDALLRDEVDFAVHSLKDLPTGQPVDLTLAAVPPREDPRDALVARDGLTFAELPSGARIGTGSPRRMAQLNAYARSHGMAIETVPIRGNVDTRIGYVRSGELDAVVLAAAGLNRLGRTDEVTDLLSVDFVLPAPGQGALAIECAAVNADLAAALAELDDPETRAAVTAERSLLAALEAGCSAPVGALADLLADGQVVTEMRLRGVVGTTDGSTLVQLSTTGPVPTSHGDAIALGRELASEMLAKGAAGLMGERAL
- a CDS encoding uroporphyrinogen-III synthase, producing the protein MSPTANASSTFSAHGHVTFLGAGPGDPGLLTLRAVEALARADVLIAEPDVLDVVRSHARAGVSTPELTVVDEASTAAGIPVLRDAANLVMEAARGGKRVVRAVTGDPGLDTDAGQEMLACAAEGITFEVVPGVATAVGVPAYAGVPLRDPQGTDVRFVDARTASERCWTEVGASDGTVVVSTTLETVAAAAGELVAAGRKPDTPLTVTVAGTTTRQRTWTATLGTIAQTLKQAKVLPSPEGHQSVIAVVGERSAAAQRDQLAWFESKPLFGWKVLVPRTKEQAASLSDQLRSYGAVPHEVPTIAVEPPRTPQQMERAVKGLVTGRYEWIAFTSVNAVKAVREKFEEYGLDARAFAGIKVAAVGEQTAAALVDFGVKPDLVPSGEQSAAGLLEDWPPYDPVFDPIDRVFLPRADIATETLVAGLIELGWEVDDVTAYRTVRASPPPADTREAIKGGGFDAVLFTSSSTVRNLVGIAGKPHNVTVIACIGPATAKTAEEHGLRVDVLSPEPSVHKLAEALAEFGAQRRAAAVEAGEHVTRPSERRPGGRRRRTT
- the hemB gene encoding porphobilinogen synthase; translation: MTAYGSFPGARPRRLRTTPAMRRMVAETRLHPADLILPAFVREGISEPVAISAMPGVVQHTRDTLRKAAVEAREAGVAGIMIFGVPEDAKKDAAGTAGTDPDGILQVAIRDVKSEVGDELVIMSDLCLDEYTDHGHCGVLDAEGRVDNDATLERYAEMAQVQADAGVHVVGPSGMMDGQVGVIRDALDTIGKEDVSILAYTAKYTSAFYGPFREAVGSSLRGDRKTYQQDPANVRESLRELALDLEEGADMVMVKPAGPYLDVLAKVAEAVDVPVAAYQISGEYAMVEAAAEKGWIDRDKAIAETLLGIKRAGASMILTYWATEVAQGLGAGR